Proteins encoded in a region of the Hippocampus zosterae strain Florida chromosome 11, ASM2543408v3, whole genome shotgun sequence genome:
- the LOC127609944 gene encoding adenosine kinase-like isoform X1 — translation MASSEEPKAKKPKISAHEETDCAPKTSPVKLSSLIKSRAPAQTDREMSVLSPNSLFGMGNPLLDICAVVDKDFLDKYTLKPNDQILAEDKHKALFDEIVNKFKAEYHAGGATQNSIKIAQWMIQEPHNVGTFFGCIGKDKFGEILKQKAEEAHIDAHYYEQDKEPTGSCAACATGANRSLVANLAAANCYEKEKHLDLEENWKLVEKAKVYYIAGFFVTVSLESMLKVAKHASENNKLFCLNLSAPFICQFFKDHLMQLLPYVDVLFGNETEAAAFAKEQAFEIKDIKEIAKKMQALPKINTKRQRIVVLTQGTDETVMALSDKIETFPVMAIDPKDLVDTNGAGDAFVGGFLSGLVREKTLDQCVRAAHYAANVIIRRLGCTFPEKPDFV, via the exons ATGGCCTCCTCCGAAGAACCCAAAGCTAAGAAACCTAAAATTTCTGCACATGAGGAGACGGACTGTGCACCCAAAACATCTCCTGTCAAACTAAG CTCGCTCATCAAGTCTCGAGCACCTGCACAGACTGACAGAGAGATGTCTGTATTGAG CCCTAATTCACTGTTCGGGATGGGAAATCCCTTGCTTGACATTTGTGCCGTGGTGGACAAAGACTTCTTGGACAA ATACACACTCAAGCCAAATGACCAGATCCTGGCTGAGGACAAGCACAAAGCACT ATTTGACGAGATAGTGAACAAGTTCAAAGCGGAATACCACGCTGGGGGAGCCACACAGAACTCCATCAAGATTGCTCAG TGGATGATCCAGGAGCCTCACAACGTGGGCACTTTCTTCGGATGCATCGGCAAAGACAAGTTTGGGGAGATCCTGAAGCAGAAGGCAGAGGAGGCCCACATCGATGCCCACTATTACGAGCAAGACAAGGAACCCACGGGTTCGTGTGCAGCGTGCGCCACCGGAGCGAACCG GTCACTGGTGGCTAACCTGGCTGCCGCTAATTGTTATGAGAAGGAGAAACATCTGGACCTTGAAGAAAATTGGAAGTTGGTGGAAAAGGCTAAAGTTTACTATATTGCC GGTTTCTTTGTCACAGTGTCTTTGGAGTCCATGCTGAAAGTGGCCAAGCACGCGTCGGAAAATAACAAACTGTTCTGCCTCAACCTGTCGGCACCCTTCATCTGTCAGTTTTTTAAGGACCATCTCATGCAGCTCTTGCCTTACGTGGATGTGCTCTTTGGCAATGAGACG GAGGCAGCCGCATTCGCGAAAGAGCAAGCTTTTGAG ATCAAAGACATTAAGGAGATTGCCAAGAAAATGCAGGCCCTGCCCAAAATCAACACCAAGCGACAAAGGATTGTTGTCTTGACTCAGGGGACGGATGAAACTGTGATGGCTCTCA GTGATAAAATTGAGACCTTTCCAGTGATGGCAATTGATCCCAAAGACCTCGTGGACACAAACGGTGCTGGTGACGCCTTTGTAGGAG GTTTCCTGTCTGGGCTGGTCCGAGAAAAAACACTGGACCAATGCGTGAGAGCAGCTCACTATGCTGCCAACGTCATCATTAGAAGATTGGGTTGCACGTTCCCTGAAAAGCCAGACtttgtttga
- the LOC127609944 gene encoding adenosine kinase-like isoform X2, translated as MASSEEPKAKKPKISAHEETDCAPKTSPVKLSPNSLFGMGNPLLDICAVVDKDFLDKYTLKPNDQILAEDKHKALFDEIVNKFKAEYHAGGATQNSIKIAQWMIQEPHNVGTFFGCIGKDKFGEILKQKAEEAHIDAHYYEQDKEPTGSCAACATGANRSLVANLAAANCYEKEKHLDLEENWKLVEKAKVYYIAGFFVTVSLESMLKVAKHASENNKLFCLNLSAPFICQFFKDHLMQLLPYVDVLFGNETEAAAFAKEQAFEIKDIKEIAKKMQALPKINTKRQRIVVLTQGTDETVMALSDKIETFPVMAIDPKDLVDTNGAGDAFVGGFLSGLVREKTLDQCVRAAHYAANVIIRRLGCTFPEKPDFV; from the exons ATGGCCTCCTCCGAAGAACCCAAAGCTAAGAAACCTAAAATTTCTGCACATGAGGAGACGGACTGTGCACCCAAAACATCTCCTGTCAAACTAAG CCCTAATTCACTGTTCGGGATGGGAAATCCCTTGCTTGACATTTGTGCCGTGGTGGACAAAGACTTCTTGGACAA ATACACACTCAAGCCAAATGACCAGATCCTGGCTGAGGACAAGCACAAAGCACT ATTTGACGAGATAGTGAACAAGTTCAAAGCGGAATACCACGCTGGGGGAGCCACACAGAACTCCATCAAGATTGCTCAG TGGATGATCCAGGAGCCTCACAACGTGGGCACTTTCTTCGGATGCATCGGCAAAGACAAGTTTGGGGAGATCCTGAAGCAGAAGGCAGAGGAGGCCCACATCGATGCCCACTATTACGAGCAAGACAAGGAACCCACGGGTTCGTGTGCAGCGTGCGCCACCGGAGCGAACCG GTCACTGGTGGCTAACCTGGCTGCCGCTAATTGTTATGAGAAGGAGAAACATCTGGACCTTGAAGAAAATTGGAAGTTGGTGGAAAAGGCTAAAGTTTACTATATTGCC GGTTTCTTTGTCACAGTGTCTTTGGAGTCCATGCTGAAAGTGGCCAAGCACGCGTCGGAAAATAACAAACTGTTCTGCCTCAACCTGTCGGCACCCTTCATCTGTCAGTTTTTTAAGGACCATCTCATGCAGCTCTTGCCTTACGTGGATGTGCTCTTTGGCAATGAGACG GAGGCAGCCGCATTCGCGAAAGAGCAAGCTTTTGAG ATCAAAGACATTAAGGAGATTGCCAAGAAAATGCAGGCCCTGCCCAAAATCAACACCAAGCGACAAAGGATTGTTGTCTTGACTCAGGGGACGGATGAAACTGTGATGGCTCTCA GTGATAAAATTGAGACCTTTCCAGTGATGGCAATTGATCCCAAAGACCTCGTGGACACAAACGGTGCTGGTGACGCCTTTGTAGGAG GTTTCCTGTCTGGGCTGGTCCGAGAAAAAACACTGGACCAATGCGTGAGAGCAGCTCACTATGCTGCCAACGTCATCATTAGAAGATTGGGTTGCACGTTCCCTGAAAAGCCAGACtttgtttga
- the LOC127609955 gene encoding dual specificity phosphatase 29-like, translated as MSSCGVKSRGKNPYMAVQVDPDSDYITPGTLDLEQLFWTGSSVQYAHFNQVWPNVFIGDEKTALERPGLKELGITHVLNAAEGMYNNVLTGVEYYTDMGIQYFGVEADDKPTFNISQFFYPATRFISEALGQPQNKVLVHCVMGRSRSASLVLAYLMMEQGLTVVDAIEHVRHRRCVLPNHGFLKQLRALDITLQEDKLRLKRQKTQDQHS; from the exons ATGTCCTCCTGTGGAGTAAAATCAAGAGGAAAGAACCCCTACATGGCGGTTCAAGTGGACCCAGACAGTGATTACATCACACCAGGTACTCTAGACCTGGAGCAGCTTTTCTGGACTGGCAGCAGCGTTCAATATGCACACTTCAACCAAGTCTGGCCCAATGTCTTCATCGGGGATGA GAAGACGGCTCTGGAGCGACCTGGTCTGAAGGAGCTGGGTATCACGCATGTGTTGAATGCTGCAGAGGGGATGTACAACAATGTGCTGACTGGTGTAGAATACTACACAGACATGGGCATCCAGTATTTTGGGGTGGAGGCCGACGACAAACCCACGTTCAACATCTCGCAGTTCTTCTACCCGGCGACACGGTTCATCAGTGAGGCCCTGGGACAACCACAGA ACAAGGTGTTGGTGCACTGCGTGATGGGTCGCAGCAGGTCAGCGTCACTGGTCTTGGCCTACCTGATGATGGAGCAAGGCTTAACAGTGGTGGACGCCATTGAGCATGTGCGACACCGCCGTTGCGTCCTGCCCAACCATGGTTTCCTGAAACAGCTCAGAGCTCTGGACATCACGCTGCAAGAGGACAAGCTAAGACTAAAGCGACAAAAGACGCAAGATCAACATTCGTGA
- the LOC127609956 gene encoding dual specificity protein phosphatase 13-like — translation MALGEEIMSRRKEQKDLALIKQVELILDSCTLELTAVDEVWPNLYIGNIAVAQNKKTLSKLGITHILNAAHSKQGSIGDQRFYGDAYVYCGIPAEDSDHFDLSQYFKPAADFIHKGLKKDHGKVLVHCIMGVSRSATLALAYLMLHQRLTLHDALRHVVQKRAIYPNRNFLMLLHKLSEQLAFKRRLCPLL, via the exons aTGGCGCTTGGAGAGGAGATAATGTCAAGGCGCAAGGAGCAAAAGGACCTAGCGCTCATTAAACAAGTGGAACTCATTCTGGATTCCTGCACACTGGAGCTCACTGCAGTGGATGAAGTCTGGCCAAACCTCTACATAGGAAACAT AGCTGTAGCACAGAATAAAAAAACTTTATCCAAGCTGGGCATCACTCACATCCTGAATGCAGCTCACTCCAAGCAGGGAAGCATCGGGGACCAACGTTTCTATGGCGACGCTTACGTTTACTGTGGCATACCAGCAGAAGACTCGGACCACTTTGACCTCAGTCAGTATTTCAAACCCGCAGCGGACTTCATCCATAAAGGCCTAAAGAAGGACCACG GGAAAGTCCTGGTGCATTGCATTATGGGCGTAAGCCGCTCAGCCACACTGGCGCTGGCTTACTTGATGCTGCATCAGCGTCTCACCCTCCACGATGCTCTGAGGCACGTCGTGCAAAAACGTGCCATATACCCCAATCGGAACTTCCTGATGCTCCTCCACAAGCTGAGTGAACAGTTGGCATTCAAAAGGAGGTTGTGTCCCCTCCTTTGA